AATCCAGTCAGCCACCGCGTTATCTCGGCAGCACCGTGGTACAGCTCGGCTATACCGCGGATTCTGCCTACGTGAGCTCTTACAGGCTGCGAGTTGATTTCCGTCGCCAGTCTGCCACGCCGACTGATGTCACCGCTGTTGACTCCTCGCTGCGATAACAAAACTCCTCCGCATCTACTGGCTTCCCTGCACGCCACAATCCCACCAGCCACAGAGGATTCTTTTCGTGGCGATGCTTTCATCTATGCACATACGCTCCGTGTCACCAGCGTTGACATCGGCCACTTACCTTCGGTCGTGCCCATCAGGCCCGTGTACGTTTGCGAATTCGTACGTCTCGCGAAGGTATCAAGGACGTGCAGTAGTCGGGTCTCTGCACCCGCGTACTCTTGTTGACAAGGGCAGTCTGCTTAAAACTACGCCGCGTTCCAGATTGCACGGCTGCGTGGGAATTACACGGCACGGAAACACAGGCTGTTTGTCACTACGCGTCGTTCCAAACTACTGCACAGGAGTGAGCCATGACATTGAGGGAGTTACTGGGTAACGTCGGCGTATTCGGAGCCGCGGTGATGTTCTGCCTCGCAGCGCTGTCCATCTTCTCGCTGGGAGTGATCATCGACAAGCACCGGCGTTTCCGTACAGCCTGGCGCCAGTCGCAGACGTTCAAACCCGTGTTCAAGAAATTCGTTCATGAGGGAGATGTCCAGGAACTCATTGACGCGTTGCCGAAACACGAAAAGTCATACGTAGCCCAGGTAGTCTCGGCAGGCATTCTCGAATACGACGGTGTATGCAAAGCGGGCCGCGATCCCGTTGCCTCGCTCGAACTCGTTCAGAGTGCCCTTCGGGATTCCCTGTCGGAAACATTGATCCAGTTGAAATGGGGCCTCGGGTTGCTTGCCACAATCGGCTCTACGGCTCCGTTCATCGGCCTCTTCGGTACGGTCGTCGGAATCATCAATGCGTTCAAAAGCATCGCGGCTGCTGGATCCGGCGGCATGGCGGTGGTCTCGGGCGGTATCGCAGAAGCATTGGTTTCGACTGCTCTCGGTATCTTCGTCGCGATCCCGGCCGTCGTAGCGTTCAACCACTTCACCGGAAAGATCGAGAACTTCCACGTCGAGATGAACCGGGCCTCGTCACAGCTCGTGAACAGCTTGTTCAAAATGCCGGACCTGAAGATATCCGACGAAGAGACAGAGGAGGTGGAGAATGCGGCTCGGTGAAGCCACCAAGATGCAGGCGGCCATCAACATCACGCCGCTCGTCGACGTGGTGCTCGTGCTGCTGATCATCTTCATGGTCATGGCGCCGCAGATGCGCAAGGGACCTGAAGTGGAAGTGCCGAAGACGACGAAGCCAGCTGATCAGGGCGACGAGAGAGGCCGGATCCTGGTCTCCATCGACGACGCGGGCGGAATGTGGATTGACGATCAGCAAGTCACACCGCAGAACTTCGGCGAGGCACTTCGCGCTGCTGTCGGCACGCAGGAGAACCCGAGGGTGGTAGTTCGCGCCGATGCAAGGCTCAGGTTCCGTGAAGTCAGGCAAGCCATGATTGCGATCGAACAATCGGGCTTCCGCGGCGTGGGGCTGATTGCCAAGGGCAAAGAAGGCCGGGGAGGCCAATAGCATGCAGTTCAACAGAGACGATTCCGGCGCGGGTCTTCAGTCCGAGATCAACATTACTCCACTCGTGGACGTGGTGCTCGTGCTGCTGATCATCTTCATGGTTGTTGTGCCCTTGCTTATGCAGGGATATGACGTCCACATCCCGCGAACGTCCGGGGATGCCGTGGCGGCGCAAACTGCAGAATCGCGGCTGATCCTGAGCATTTTGCCCACGGACTGTCGAATTTTGACGCCTCCCGCAGGTGAGGGGCTCCCGGCGGACTGTCGCGTGACCCTTGCAGACAAGAACATCCCTGCGACCGAATTGCCAACTCGCGTTGCGGCATTCCTGGGAGGCCAGCCTCCCGAGAAGCGTGTGCTATTCCTGGCGGCTGATGATCGTCTGAACTACGAGGGAGTTTTACGAATCCTCGATCTGGCGAAATCGGGTGTCGAGGATTTGAAAATCGAATTTGTTACTACCCATTGAGGTGGTTGCTTGGTGACTAGCATGGAAAACGCAAGGAGCATGTCGAGAACATCCGGGGCGCCGTCGAGACGCAGCATGATGACGAGCCTCGCGTTCCATGTCATCGTGCTGGCCTTGCTGATGCTCGTGCCGGCGAAAGAACTGCTTCGCAGCGAGCCCTCGAACAGACAGGTCGACATCGTGTTCTATCGTCCGCCGAGTATTGAGGTCTCAACGCCGGTGGCTAAGATTCCGCTGCCAAAAGGCATGACTGCGGCCGGAGCTCCCGCGGGATCGCCTGCGCCCGCGCTTCACCCGAAACTCAACGCTCCTCCGGGACCCGATGGCCCCGGAAACCCTGAACTTCCGCCAGGTCCAGAGAAGGGCTTTACGGTTGAAGAACAGCGACAGCAGAAAGTGGGCAATGCCGGCATTCTGGCATTCAAGGACAAACTCGCGAGTCTGAGACAAGACAAGGTGGCGCCGCTCCTCGGAGCCGAAGCGCGTTATGGCGCAGCCGATGATGTAGGCAGGTCATCTTCACCTTCTGCGTTAGCGACCAATTCGCCTGGATCCAGCGGTGGTATCAACGTTGCCTCCTTGAATCGTCGTGTAGGAGGCGGTGGTGGTGGCGGTGGTGGTGGCGGCACCGGTCGTGGCGGATCCGGAGGAGGCAATGGTACGGGCCGTGGAGGCTGGGGCGGAGGCGATGGCACCGGAGGTGGTGGCCGGGTCAGCAGCCCAATCGCGTCAATCTCGGGCGGAGATCGTCCCAAGGCACGCAGTGGGCACGGACTTTCTCGCACCGACGAAGAAATCCAGATCGTGTTCGATCGCCACAAGGCGTCGTTCTACCGTCTGTACAACCGCGAACTGCGCAACAACCCCAGCTTGAAGGGCCAGATGATCCTGCGCCTCACCATCGAGCCGGACGGCAGCGTCTCTATGTGCGCTCTGCAATCCACGGATATGGATGCACCCGCGCTTGCAGACAAGGTTGTGGACCGCGTCAAGACAATCAACTTCGGCGCAAAGGAAGGCGTGCAGGCTGTGACGATCTCTTACCCGATCGACTTCCTGCCTGCCGGTTGATGACACGCAAGAGAGGTTATGGAATTGCGAAACTAACGTGATCTGATCAGTTGTTTCTTGTTGCGATTCTGAAAAAGGCAAAGCCATTCGAAAGATGGCCACGCAAAGTCACCGGTCTAACGGGCCAAGTGCCCTACGACGGCGGGACCGCCGGAATCCAGTCCACAACGTGGACTGCCCCGGTCCCTCCGTCAGCGAATTCGCCTGGTATTGGGAACGGAGGGCGTACATGAGTTCTGGCGACACAAACAATGTGAAGGTGGGCTTCGGCCGGATCGCCATCCTGCTGTTCGCCTTCGCAATGTCGCTGCTAAGCGCTACCGTGGCGCGGGCGGATGATTGCGTTAAGGATCGCGGCGGGATCATCGACGGGTTTGTCAATCCTGTTCCTCCGTCCCAGATTCAAATAGACGGCAACTGCACGATCAGAAACTTCCCTGCTTCCAACCCGCTAACCAGCAATATCAGCTTCTATACGCAACCGGGCCAGAATACTGACCGTTGGCTCATCATCTTCGATAACGTCGTCCACACCGGGCAGATGTCGTGCAACGCCGTTCAGGGTCACAAGATCTGGTTCACGAACGGCTCGTCGAGCAGCATCCATGAGAGCTGCCAGAACCTTCTCATTCCTGTCGAGAAAATCGATAAGCTGAACCCCGGACCCACCGCGACCATTGGTGTCCCCTTCACGTATACGCTGAGGATCCCCGTTTTATTCGATCCGGCCACTGGCAACGTCATCAACAACAGCGGGTCGCCCAACGACCTGCACGGCATCACGGTCACGGACGACCTGAACGCGACCGGCGTGGACCTCACTTATGTGAGCCACACGGTTACCTGGGTCGACGACGGGACAGCGGTTCCACACACCTTTACGAATGTCGGCGGTGTGCTCACGTTTGACAACTTCCCAATCGTCCCGGCTGGTCGGCAGTTTGCCATCAAAGTCACTGTCGTCCTCAACGACACGCCAACAAACGTCGTCGGAAAGACGTTTATTAACACCGCCAAGTGGGATTTCGGACGTTTGATCGATGGGGTGTTCTACGAGCCTCTGCCCGGCGAATGGGGTGTCACCCCACCCATGACCATCGCCGCGCCGCAACTCGTGGTCACGAAGTCAGGACCGGCCACGATGAATTTGGGCCAGTGGGGCGACTTCGCCATTGACGTACAAAACACCGGTCTCACCATCGCCTGGAACGCCACTATTCGCGACATCCTGCCGGACGGCACCACCGGTGGCATGTGCGCTGTGGCGCCTGAGATCGTTAGCGCTCGTGTTTTCGCCGCAGACGGCGTAACCGCTGTACCCGGAAAAGGCGCTCTCAACCAGGGCAGCGATTATCAGCTTAGTTTCAGTCCCGCACCCGCATGTCGGTTGGACATCACCACACTTACGGCTGCCGCTTCGATCGGCCCAAACGAGCGACTGATCATTCGGTATCGGACTCGACTCGACAGCGATACCCAGAATAACGTCGCTTTGACCAACGTTGCCGGAGCCATTCAATGGTTCAATGGCGATAACGGCAATCCCGACCGCGTATCCTACGTTCGGACCTTAACCGACGGCACGGTTGGCACTCTGGACTTCCAGGACGCTCACACCGTAAACGTCTCGCTCACCGGATATTTCTTTGAAAAAACGGTCGCGGACGTGACGACCAGCGTCAATCCCGCTGCAACCGCCGCTCCGGGCGACACGCTGCGTTACACCCTTCGTTTCCGAACTACCAATCAGCCGCTGAGTAATTTCAGCATCCACGACGAAATGGACGCGCTCAACTCGCTGCCGACTTTTGTGCCCGGCAGCTTGACGCTCGTCGCCTATCCTGCCGGCGCCAACATCACCGGCACCAGCGGCACGGGGGGAGTAAAAGGCACCGGCGTCCTGGATATCCGCAACTTGAACCTGCCCGCCAACAGCGAGGCAGTCATTCAGCTCGATATCAAACTCGGATCGGCACTCGCCAACAGGACGGTTGTAACCAATCAGGCTGCACTCCACCTGGCTGATAACACGGTATTCGCCTTGAGCGATGATCCTAACGTCAATGGCACGGCAAACCCAGACGTCACGGGCGACGAAGATCCCACGAGAATCACGATCGCGTCTTCGGCTCTGTTTTTGGTGAAGAAGACCTCCACTGACCTGACGAGCGATCCGAACGTGCTGCTTGCCGGTGAAACCCTGCACTACACCATCACCGTGAAGAATATCGGCAACGCGAACGCCACAAACGTGGTGTTGCGAGACCTGGTTCCGGCGAGCACAACCTATGTGGCAGGCAGTACCACGCTGAACGGAGTGGCTGTTTCGGATTCCGGTGGCCTTTCGCCACTCGTGAATGGAATGAAGATCAACTCGCCGGCCGATGCCACTCCGGGGTCCATGCCCGCTGATCCGTCGACCAGCCAGGCTAATGTCGCAACGATCA
The sequence above is a segment of the Terriglobales bacterium genome. Coding sequences within it:
- a CDS encoding MotA/TolQ/ExbB proton channel family protein — encoded protein: MTLRELLGNVGVFGAAVMFCLAALSIFSLGVIIDKHRRFRTAWRQSQTFKPVFKKFVHEGDVQELIDALPKHEKSYVAQVVSAGILEYDGVCKAGRDPVASLELVQSALRDSLSETLIQLKWGLGLLATIGSTAPFIGLFGTVVGIINAFKSIAAAGSGGMAVVSGGIAEALVSTALGIFVAIPAVVAFNHFTGKIENFHVEMNRASSQLVNSLFKMPDLKISDEETEEVENAAR
- a CDS encoding biopolymer transporter ExbD, with the protein product MRLGEATKMQAAINITPLVDVVLVLLIIFMVMAPQMRKGPEVEVPKTTKPADQGDERGRILVSIDDAGGMWIDDQQVTPQNFGEALRAAVGTQENPRVVVRADARLRFREVRQAMIAIEQSGFRGVGLIAKGKEGRGGQ
- a CDS encoding biopolymer transporter ExbD, whose product is MQFNRDDSGAGLQSEINITPLVDVVLVLLIIFMVVVPLLMQGYDVHIPRTSGDAVAAQTAESRLILSILPTDCRILTPPAGEGLPADCRVTLADKNIPATELPTRVAAFLGGQPPEKRVLFLAADDRLNYEGVLRILDLAKSGVEDLKIEFVTTH
- a CDS encoding AgmX/PglI C-terminal domain-containing protein — encoded protein: MMTSLAFHVIVLALLMLVPAKELLRSEPSNRQVDIVFYRPPSIEVSTPVAKIPLPKGMTAAGAPAGSPAPALHPKLNAPPGPDGPGNPELPPGPEKGFTVEEQRQQKVGNAGILAFKDKLASLRQDKVAPLLGAEARYGAADDVGRSSSPSALATNSPGSSGGINVASLNRRVGGGGGGGGGGGTGRGGSGGGNGTGRGGWGGGDGTGGGGRVSSPIASISGGDRPKARSGHGLSRTDEEIQIVFDRHKASFYRLYNRELRNNPSLKGQMILRLTIEPDGSVSMCALQSTDMDAPALADKVVDRVKTINFGAKEGVQAVTISYPIDFLPAG